A region from the Cryptosporangium arvum DSM 44712 genome encodes:
- a CDS encoding FMN-dependent NADH-azoreductase: MTLFRLDASIRAEGSVSRAVADTVQSAWRAEHPDARVIHRDLGLDPLPSTTWATALGAGMTPAENRTAGQNEALATAATLADELVAADAFLLAIPLYNYAIPHHVKLWIDTLITTPAFAPGGPSAIAGRPAVLVTVRGGGYGPGTPREGWDHNTPYLRRVFADMWGLDLSIVETELTLAEANPAMAELRPLAAQLLQAAHTTAEEQGQNLAKRVLSAAR; this comes from the coding sequence GTGACCCTGTTCCGCCTTGACGCCAGCATCCGTGCCGAGGGTTCGGTCAGCCGGGCGGTCGCCGACACCGTGCAGTCCGCCTGGCGCGCCGAGCACCCCGACGCCCGCGTGATCCACCGCGACCTGGGCCTCGACCCGCTGCCGTCGACCACCTGGGCGACCGCCCTCGGCGCCGGCATGACCCCGGCCGAGAACCGCACCGCCGGCCAGAACGAGGCCCTCGCGACCGCGGCGACGCTCGCCGACGAACTCGTCGCCGCCGACGCGTTCCTGCTCGCGATCCCGCTCTACAACTACGCGATCCCGCACCACGTGAAGCTGTGGATCGACACGCTGATCACCACCCCGGCGTTCGCCCCTGGCGGGCCCTCGGCGATCGCCGGACGCCCCGCGGTGCTGGTGACCGTGCGCGGCGGTGGCTACGGCCCGGGAACACCGCGCGAAGGCTGGGACCACAACACGCCCTACCTGCGCCGCGTGTTCGCCGACATGTGGGGCCTGGACCTCTCGATCGTCGAGACCGAGCTGACGCTGGCCGAGGCCAACCCGGCCATGGCCGAACTGCGCCCGCTGGCCGCGCAGCTCCTCCAGGCGGCCCACACCACCGCCGAGGAGCAGGGCCAGAACCTGGCCAAGCGGGTCCTGAGCGCGGCCCGCTGA
- a CDS encoding thymidine kinase: MDCGKSTLALQINHNHARQGRHGLLLTKLDRAGSARISSRVGLTANATEVDATTDLHEVVRAEWRAGRRVDYLICDEAQFYEPEQVEQAADLADRAGIDVYAFGLATDFRSELFPGSRRLFELADELIRLQVEVPCWCGRPGQQNARVVDGTVIRTGDQILVADTDEAEVRYQVLCRRHYRDGDLGPAVASAGQLAVPL, from the coding sequence ATGGACTGCGGGAAGTCGACGCTCGCGTTACAGATCAACCACAACCACGCCCGGCAGGGACGTCACGGGTTGCTGCTCACCAAGCTCGACCGGGCCGGGTCGGCCCGGATCTCCAGCCGGGTGGGGCTCACCGCGAACGCGACCGAGGTCGACGCGACGACCGATCTGCACGAAGTGGTGCGGGCCGAGTGGCGGGCGGGCCGGCGCGTGGACTACCTGATCTGCGACGAGGCCCAGTTCTACGAGCCCGAGCAGGTCGAGCAGGCCGCCGACCTGGCCGACCGGGCCGGCATCGACGTCTACGCGTTCGGGCTGGCCACGGACTTCCGCAGCGAGCTGTTCCCGGGCAGCCGAAGGTTGTTCGAGCTCGCCGACGAGCTGATCCGGCTGCAGGTCGAGGTGCCGTGCTGGTGCGGGCGCCCCGGTCAGCAGAACGCGCGGGTGGTGGACGGCACCGTGATCCGCACCGGTGACCAGATCCTGGTCGCCGACACCGACGAGGCCGAGGTGCGCTACCAGGTGCTCTGCCGCCGCCACTACCGGGACGGCGACCTCGGCCCGGCCGTGGCGTCCGCGGGCCAGCTGGCGGTGCCGCTCTAA
- a CDS encoding MarR family winged helix-turn-helix transcriptional regulator, whose product MAAVPAPESPTIPIGDDLGWALGVLFRAYAKASAAALEGVPGGPRGYQVLATSVRDTPGTQLALAHQLGVDRTVMTYLLDDLEKAGLVTRQPDPADRRARRIVATDQGRELLRELDGRLCDVEAHLLEALPEAEQGTFRALLQRLAGHANSADPLHNTCQAVAELAP is encoded by the coding sequence ATGGCCGCGGTCCCCGCCCCCGAAAGCCCGACCATCCCCATCGGAGACGACCTGGGATGGGCCCTCGGGGTGCTGTTCCGCGCCTACGCGAAAGCCAGCGCCGCGGCCCTGGAGGGCGTCCCCGGCGGCCCCCGCGGCTACCAGGTGCTCGCCACGTCGGTGCGCGACACCCCCGGCACGCAGCTCGCGCTGGCCCACCAGCTCGGCGTCGACCGCACGGTGATGACGTACCTGCTCGACGACCTGGAGAAGGCCGGCCTGGTCACGCGGCAGCCCGACCCCGCGGACCGGCGGGCGCGGCGCATCGTCGCCACCGATCAGGGCCGGGAACTGCTCCGCGAGCTCGACGGGCGGCTCTGCGACGTCGAGGCGCACCTGCTCGAGGCGCTCCCCGAGGCCGAGCAGGGCACGTTCCGCGCCCTGCTGCAGCGGCTGGCCGGGCACGCCAACTCGGCCGACCCGCTGCACAACACGTGCCAGGCGGTCGCCGAGCTGGCTCCTTAG